CAGCGGAGCCCTCGGGGGAGGGCCCGCCGGAGGGAGCGGGCGCATCCCCGCCGGAGGGGGCCGGCACGGCCGGGGGGACCTGCAGCCCGGGGTCGGCGGGTTCCACCTGCGGTGCCGGAGGGCCCGCCGGAGCCGGTGCGGCGGTCGACGCTGACGGTGCGACCGGGACCGCGGCCTGCGCCCCCGCCACCCCCAGCACACCCGCACCCACCGCCAGCACGCAGCCGACCACCCCGACCCGCCACCCCCACACCCGGGGCCACCGCGGCGTCCGCGAGGTCGGGAGCATCAGGCGCCGACCACCGAACGCAAAGCCTTCAACACCAACGGCGCGAGGACCGCGAGGCTGTACCCGATCGCCGCGTTACGGAACGCGCCTTTCGCGCGCTCCACCTCCCCGGGATCCCCACCCGCGCTCCCGTACCGCGCGGCCCCGAGGGTGAAGAAGAACGTCGCGACCGTGGCCAGGATCCCCATCAGCCAGTTCCTCGCGTTGTTCAACACCGTGTCCAGATCCGGCGCGGTCGAGACCGGCGCCGGTGGCGGAGGCGCCTGCTGCCCGGTCACGACCGCCGCCGCCCCCGCCACATCGCAGAGCACGACCAGCAGCACCACGACGACCACGCACCCGACCCAGAGCCGGAGCAGATCCTCACGCCGCCCTCGCCGCGGCGACGGGTCCACCGCGACCCCGCCCGCCCCCAGGAGCAGGATCGCCAGCGAGCCGGCCAGCGCCGCGCAGCCCACCCGGGCCAGGTCCCCCACCGACCCGAACGGCACCAACACCCCCGCCCCGCCCGGCGCACCGGCGGGCTGTACCAGCAGCCACCCCGCCGCGGCCAGCCCCCCGGCCACCCCCAGCCACACCATGGGAGGCCGAACCGACCCCCACAGGCGGCGCACCGCGCCGCCTACGGTGCGTACAGCCCTGCCCGCCTGCCGGAACAGGCTGCGACCTCGCCCCGTCATCGGCCCTCACCCATCCCCGGGCCAACCCGACCGGCCGCGACCGCGGCCACCAGGTCCCGTTCCGCCCGGCGGCGACGCACCGCCAACTCCTCACCCGGGGTACGACCCCGCGCGGACAACTCCGCCAACGCCACCCCCCGCACCCGGTTCGCCACCAGCAACCGCGCGTCCACCGGGCTGATCACCGCCCGTTCGGTCGCCTGCGCCAGCAACCACCGCGCGTCCAACCACGGCCAGCGCGGCACCGCGTCCAGGACCGGAATGTCCATCCCGGGCTTGCGGTAGGACACCACCTCCACCAACCCC
This portion of the Parafrankia discariae genome encodes:
- a CDS encoding pilin, translating into MVWLGVAGGLAAAGWLLVQPAGAPGGAGVLVPFGSVGDLARVGCAALAGSLAILLLGAGGVAVDPSPRRGRREDLLRLWVGCVVVVVLLVVLCDVAGAAAVVTGQQAPPPPAPVSTAPDLDTVLNNARNWLMGILATVATFFFTLGAARYGSAGGDPGEVERAKGAFRNAAIGYSLAVLAPLVLKALRSVVGA